One Microcebus murinus isolate Inina chromosome 22, M.murinus_Inina_mat1.0, whole genome shotgun sequence DNA segment encodes these proteins:
- the TMEM191C gene encoding transmembrane protein 191C isoform X1, whose product MAEARELLLQLQKDNRDGRLRKQELEELVRGLEAESESLTGRLHDLRERERSLQRRRGQAARTLRGEACAAARERAERARGLLEAAERHKLDLERHNQQLQEQWEELSSQKSCKPRPHKPRPQLFYYGGEQPSQQSVEQQLGTQLLALQKQLELVEAKCALQTESLRQGKQRTEEAWASFQEQSGVLQELQGKVMEAAAALDASRGGLETCDSRPRPVQDCAGSLMEEVARADCEKRLFGGAGAGGFRLWARGALRALLLLPLGFLALALVCVLLRRPDAVRRELARLGSDAALRRLRYTLSPLLELRARGLLPA is encoded by the exons ATGGCCGAGGCGCGggagctgctgctgcagctgcagaAGGACAACCGCGACGGCCGCCTGCGCAAgcaggagctggaggagctggTGCGCGGGCTCGAGGCCGAGAGCGAGAGCCTCACCGGGCGCCTGCACGACCTGCGCGAGCGCGAGCGCAG CCTGCAGCGGAGGCGGGGCCAGGCAGCGCGGACTCTGCGCGGGGAGGCGTGCGCGGCGGCGCGGGAGCGCGCGGAGCGGGCGCGCGGACTGCTGGAGGCGGCGGAGCGGCACAAGTTGGACCTG GAGCGGCACAACCAGCAGCTGCAGGAGCAGTGGGAGGAATTGTCGAGTCAG AAGTCCTGTAAGCCCCGCCCTCAcaagccccgcccccagctcttCTACTACGGAGGGGAACAGCCGAGCCAGCAGAGCGTGGAGCAGCAACTCGGGACGCAGCTGCTGGCGCTGCAG AAACAGCTGGAGCTGGTGGAGGCCAAGTGCGCCCTGCAGACCGAGAGCCTGCGGCAG GGCAAGCAGCGGACCGAGGAGGCCTGGGCCAGCTTTCAGGAGCAGAGCGGAGTCCTGCAG GAGCTGCAGGGGAAGGTGATGGAGGCGGCGGCTGCACTGGACGCCTCACGGGGCGGCCTGGAAAC GTGTGACTCGCGGCCTCGCCCGGTGCAGGACTGCGCGGGCTCGCTCATGGAGGAGGTGGCCAGGGCGGACTGT GAGAAGCGGCTGTTCGGCGGCGCGGGCGCCGGGGGCTTCAG GCTGTGGGCGCGGGGTGCGCTGCGGGCGCTGTTGCTGCTCCCGCTCGGCTTCCTGGCGCTGGCGCTGGTCTGCGTGCTGCTGCGGCGCCCCGACGCCGTCCGCCGGGAGCTGGCGCGCCTGGGCTCGGACGCTGCGCTGCGCCGCCTGCGCTACACGCTGTCCCCGCTGCTCGAGCTGCGCGCGCGGGGGCTGCTGCCCGCCTGA
- the TMEM191C gene encoding transmembrane protein 191C isoform X2, with amino-acid sequence MAEARELLLQLQKDNRDGRLRKQELEELVRGLEAESESLTGRLHDLRERERSLQRRRGQAARTLRGEACAAARERAERARGLLEAAERHKLDLERHNQQLQEQWEELSSQLFYYGGEQPSQQSVEQQLGTQLLALQKQLELVEAKCALQTESLRQGKQRTEEAWASFQEQSGVLQELQGKVMEAAAALDASRGGLETCDSRPRPVQDCAGSLMEEVARADCEKRLFGGAGAGGFRLWARGALRALLLLPLGFLALALVCVLLRRPDAVRRELARLGSDAALRRLRYTLSPLLELRARGLLPA; translated from the exons ATGGCCGAGGCGCGggagctgctgctgcagctgcagaAGGACAACCGCGACGGCCGCCTGCGCAAgcaggagctggaggagctggTGCGCGGGCTCGAGGCCGAGAGCGAGAGCCTCACCGGGCGCCTGCACGACCTGCGCGAGCGCGAGCGCAG CCTGCAGCGGAGGCGGGGCCAGGCAGCGCGGACTCTGCGCGGGGAGGCGTGCGCGGCGGCGCGGGAGCGCGCGGAGCGGGCGCGCGGACTGCTGGAGGCGGCGGAGCGGCACAAGTTGGACCTG GAGCGGCACAACCAGCAGCTGCAGGAGCAGTGGGAGGAATTGTCGAGTCAG ctcttCTACTACGGAGGGGAACAGCCGAGCCAGCAGAGCGTGGAGCAGCAACTCGGGACGCAGCTGCTGGCGCTGCAG AAACAGCTGGAGCTGGTGGAGGCCAAGTGCGCCCTGCAGACCGAGAGCCTGCGGCAG GGCAAGCAGCGGACCGAGGAGGCCTGGGCCAGCTTTCAGGAGCAGAGCGGAGTCCTGCAG GAGCTGCAGGGGAAGGTGATGGAGGCGGCGGCTGCACTGGACGCCTCACGGGGCGGCCTGGAAAC GTGTGACTCGCGGCCTCGCCCGGTGCAGGACTGCGCGGGCTCGCTCATGGAGGAGGTGGCCAGGGCGGACTGT GAGAAGCGGCTGTTCGGCGGCGCGGGCGCCGGGGGCTTCAG GCTGTGGGCGCGGGGTGCGCTGCGGGCGCTGTTGCTGCTCCCGCTCGGCTTCCTGGCGCTGGCGCTGGTCTGCGTGCTGCTGCGGCGCCCCGACGCCGTCCGCCGGGAGCTGGCGCGCCTGGGCTCGGACGCTGCGCTGCGCCGCCTGCGCTACACGCTGTCCCCGCTGCTCGAGCTGCGCGCGCGGGGGCTGCTGCCCGCCTGA